In Treponema vincentii, a single window of DNA contains:
- a CDS encoding LolA family protein has translation MKKTIVVTTVIFGFYITAFCQSITTASVFFSGMSEQYAALSDYTANLTVSTGSGSKVQTMEATVYFKRPNRLRIDFTKPNEQVILFTGDTLTIYVPSYRMVLNQTIEKDSSAGTANLATPQGLSLLKRSYTIAYETGATPQPLAEGSSEQVVVLALNRRSASETFRNIRLLVSPETKLIRRIEAWPISGSKITFDFSAYRLNTGIPDSRFLYDIPPNADMLNNFLFEE, from the coding sequence ATGAAAAAAACAATAGTTGTTACTACCGTTATATTCGGCTTTTATATAACAGCATTTTGTCAATCCATTACGACTGCGAGCGTATTTTTTTCCGGAATGTCCGAACAATACGCGGCGCTTTCCGATTACACTGCCAATCTCACGGTTTCAACCGGCTCGGGTTCAAAAGTCCAAACAATGGAAGCAACCGTATACTTTAAGCGCCCTAATCGACTACGCATCGATTTTACCAAACCGAACGAGCAGGTCATTCTTTTCACCGGCGACACACTGACCATCTATGTTCCCTCCTATCGGATGGTGTTAAACCAAACAATCGAAAAAGATTCCTCCGCCGGTACCGCTAATCTTGCTACGCCTCAAGGCCTATCGTTGTTGAAACGCTCATACACCATTGCGTACGAAACGGGCGCCACCCCCCAACCGTTAGCGGAAGGTTCATCCGAACAGGTTGTAGTTCTTGCACTTAACAGACGCTCGGCTTCGGAAACTTTTAGAAATATCCGACTGCTCGTATCTCCTGAAACAAAGCTGATTAGACGGATCGAAGCATGGCCTATTTCCGGAAGTAAGATCACTTTTGACTTTTCGGCTTATCGATTAAATACGGGAATTCCTGATTCCCGCTTTTTATATGATATACCGCCTAATGCGGATATGCTGAACAATTTTTTATTTGAAGAATAA
- a CDS encoding helix-turn-helix domain-containing protein, with protein MQDIGNVLEKARNEKQIGLEQASRETNIARRYLEALETGMYEVFPGEPYVIGFLRNYAEYLGLNPNECVTLYKQTKIQETAVPPEKLIPQRQFTVPRGVFIGAGILVFLIALFFIAKIVISKIGTAIKDRPVQPTGQTEIIEKKENASYTLSQEVFEKRLFKGDVVMLPLGGKEYQLKVEKTAPELYLATDIGTQIIALGQSLVLDLNGDVTADVKISVEDIDTSDESKGALVEILTTGFSEPVSPETPAIKIPDQVAQPETAKYKVLFDAGSAYPVTLNATFRSYCLFRYEQDRANRDERYYQKSEQLTVQANNGIRIWASNGNAVKMQIIAGGKTIDIEVSRPGEVIVKDLKWIKDDESGRYAFVVMDVD; from the coding sequence ATGCAGGATATAGGCAATGTATTAGAAAAGGCGCGCAATGAAAAACAGATTGGGCTTGAACAGGCTTCACGGGAAACGAATATCGCCCGCCGATATTTAGAAGCGCTTGAGACCGGTATGTATGAGGTATTTCCCGGAGAGCCGTATGTTATCGGTTTTTTACGGAACTATGCGGAATACTTAGGCTTAAATCCTAATGAATGTGTTACGTTGTATAAACAGACAAAAATACAGGAAACAGCTGTACCTCCTGAAAAACTTATTCCTCAAAGACAATTTACCGTTCCCCGTGGTGTATTTATCGGAGCAGGGATATTAGTCTTTTTAATAGCGCTGTTTTTTATCGCCAAAATAGTGATTTCAAAAATCGGTACGGCAATAAAAGACAGACCGGTACAACCGACCGGACAAACTGAAATCATCGAAAAGAAAGAGAATGCATCCTATACCCTTTCACAAGAAGTATTTGAAAAGCGACTCTTTAAAGGTGATGTCGTTATGCTCCCGCTCGGCGGAAAAGAATATCAACTAAAAGTCGAAAAGACAGCGCCCGAGCTGTATCTCGCAACGGATATCGGAACACAAATTATTGCATTAGGCCAAAGCCTTGTTCTTGACCTTAACGGCGACGTTACTGCCGACGTGAAAATTTCCGTTGAGGATATCGATACGTCCGATGAATCGAAGGGTGCATTGGTAGAAATACTTACCACAGGTTTTTCGGAACCGGTTTCCCCGGAAACACCTGCAATAAAAATTCCCGATCAGGTAGCTCAGCCCGAAACGGCAAAATACAAGGTACTGTTCGATGCCGGTTCTGCATATCCGGTAACCTTAAACGCAACTTTCCGAAGCTATTGCCTCTTCCGTTATGAACAGGACAGAGCAAACCGTGACGAGCGGTACTATCAAAAATCGGAACAGTTGACGGTTCAAGCAAATAACGGAATCCGCATCTGGGCATCAAATGGAAACGCCGTTAAAATGCAGATTATTGCGGGCGGGAAAACCATCGATATAGAAGTCAGCCGCCCGGGTGAAGTCATCGTTAAAGATTTAAAATGGATTAAGGATGATGAATCAGGGCGCTATGCATTTGTGGTAATGGACGTTGACTAA
- a CDS encoding MiaB/RimO family radical SAM methylthiotransferase yields MTKRFFLDQHGCAKNQVDGELLIGILTDNGWQKTIEPEKADLIIVNSCGFIEPAKKESIEAVITARMAYPQAKILLAGCLAERYGDIFKTEFEEADALFGNGDLSQLPILIDQLFPAQPKLQSEQSLSAEGQTMVSDSKKKTIADTAPAEYLSAVQNTEHSRPFLKPAQEGVCCGSRPELLSFPRSAFIKITEGCDNCCSFCAIPLIRGSVRSRPLDSIVNEIRGFVQQGYKEFNLIGQDLAVYDAAPPPLDKLSNRLNNNLPALPTQTKQGLSGLAQLLHAISGIDGTFSVRLLYIHPDHFPPDILPIMTADTRFLPYFDIPFQSGSDPIIRAMNRCGSAETYLKLIETIRAAFRTAESPYGEAVIRTTFLTGFPGETQTDFERTAAFLQAAQSLWSGAFAYSQEEGTKAADMKKQVPAKIAEQRKTALNELQLKITEQKLAAFCGLETDVLIEEIIPQEQNNEEENTQCCIALGRAWFQAPEVDGAVVVNFSQAQKDSEGLPITAGSLVRVRITALRGIDLEADAL; encoded by the coding sequence TTGACTAAGCGTTTTTTTCTTGATCAGCATGGGTGTGCGAAAAATCAAGTAGACGGTGAGCTGCTTATCGGTATCTTGACCGATAATGGCTGGCAAAAGACTATCGAACCTGAAAAGGCCGATCTCATCATTGTCAATTCATGTGGCTTTATCGAACCCGCAAAGAAGGAATCAATTGAAGCGGTTATCACCGCCCGGATGGCCTACCCTCAAGCAAAAATTTTGCTGGCAGGGTGTTTAGCGGAACGGTACGGAGATATATTTAAGACCGAATTTGAAGAAGCCGATGCTTTGTTCGGTAACGGAGACCTATCACAGCTCCCCATACTTATCGACCAACTGTTTCCGGCACAGCCCAAGCTCCAATCTGAACAGTCCTTGTCGGCAGAAGGGCAGACAATGGTATCCGACAGTAAGAAAAAGACTATTGCAGACACTGCTCCTGCCGAGTATCTTTCCGCGGTACAAAACACTGAACACAGCCGTCCATTCCTTAAACCTGCGCAAGAAGGCGTATGCTGCGGTTCGCGCCCCGAACTGCTAAGCTTTCCTCGTTCCGCCTTTATCAAAATTACCGAAGGCTGTGATAATTGCTGTTCATTTTGTGCGATACCGCTGATACGCGGCTCAGTGAGAAGCCGGCCGCTTGACAGTATTGTCAATGAGATACGGGGGTTTGTGCAGCAAGGATATAAAGAATTTAATCTTATCGGGCAAGACTTGGCAGTGTATGACGCCGCACCGCCGCCTCTAGACAAACTCAGCAACCGGCTTAACAATAACTTGCCCGCATTGCCGACTCAAACGAAACAAGGGCTTTCGGGATTGGCGCAGCTTTTACACGCAATTTCCGGTATTGACGGAACATTCAGCGTCCGACTGCTCTATATTCATCCCGACCACTTTCCGCCGGATATCTTGCCGATTATGACTGCCGACACCCGCTTCCTCCCCTACTTTGATATCCCCTTTCAGTCCGGCTCCGATCCGATCATCCGTGCGATGAACCGTTGCGGCTCAGCCGAAACCTATCTCAAGCTGATAGAAACCATCCGCGCAGCTTTCCGCACAGCGGAAAGCCCCTACGGGGAGGCGGTTATCCGTACTACTTTTTTAACAGGCTTTCCGGGAGAAACTCAAACTGATTTTGAACGGACGGCAGCCTTTTTGCAGGCAGCCCAGAGCCTATGGTCGGGAGCATTCGCGTATTCGCAGGAAGAGGGAACCAAGGCTGCCGATATGAAAAAACAGGTGCCGGCAAAAATTGCCGAACAGCGCAAGACAGCCCTTAACGAACTGCAATTAAAGATTACCGAACAAAAACTCGCTGCTTTTTGCGGACTGGAAACGGATGTTCTTATCGAAGAGATTATCCCGCAAGAACAAAACAATGAAGAAGAAAACACACAATGCTGCATTGCGCTCGGTCGGGCATGGTTCCAAGCGCCGGAAGTAGACGGGGCTGTAGTTGTCAATTTTTCCCAAGCGCAAAAAGACAGCGAAGGGCTGCCGATAACTGCCGGCAGTCTGGTTCGGGTACGGATTACCGCCCTGCGCGGGATTGACCTCGAGGCGGACGCACTTTAG
- the nadS gene encoding NadS family protein, with protein MIGHKKMSDEMFSELIQSIKEAALIEKGKMEPARVSVIDALDIAAIRNKTHKTQEEFATMLNISIGTLRNWEQGRRKPDGAALSLLKVVSADPQYVEKVLLT; from the coding sequence ATGATTGGACATAAAAAAATGAGCGATGAAATGTTTAGTGAACTTATACAAAGTATTAAAGAAGCTGCCTTAATTGAAAAAGGAAAAATGGAACCTGCGCGTGTCTCTGTTATTGATGCTTTAGATATTGCAGCAATACGTAATAAAACACATAAAACACAGGAAGAATTTGCAACGATGCTTAATATCAGTATTGGAACGCTGCGTAATTGGGAGCAAGGACGACGCAAGCCTGACGGTGCAGCATTATCACTGCTAAAAGTAGTATCCGCTGACCCGCAATATGTAGAAAAAGTGCTTCTTACATAA
- a CDS encoding type II toxin-antitoxin system RelE/ParE family toxin, with protein sequence MTYNKSMELIETPVFKKQIDRLLDDLTYTQFKEYLVCNPLKGKLIRGGGGIRKIRWGKKNTGKSGGVRIIYFIKTDTQIYLLFAYAKNESDNLTKKQTNMLAAFVKEVLL encoded by the coding sequence ATGACGTATAATAAAAGTATGGAACTGATAGAAACACCGGTATTTAAAAAGCAAATTGACCGTTTGTTGGATGACCTGACATACACACAATTTAAAGAATATTTGGTATGCAATCCATTAAAAGGGAAATTGATTAGAGGTGGCGGTGGAATAAGAAAAATACGATGGGGTAAAAAGAATACCGGAAAAAGCGGGGGTGTCCGGATTATTTATTTTATAAAAACGGATACGCAAATATATTTGTTATTCGCTTATGCAAAAAATGAATCGGATAATCTTACGAAAAAACAGACGAATATGTTAGCAGCATTCGTTAAAGAGGTGTTATTATGA
- a CDS encoding type II toxin-antitoxin system RelE/ParE family toxin, with protein MIEIRKTEVFEKWLRKIKDSKTRSIINMHITRLSQEYNCDCKPIGKGLSELRIHYGKGFRVYYKTKNSQIIILLCAGDKSTQEQDIQMAYKIAMEV; from the coding sequence ATGATAGAAATACGAAAGACTGAAGTATTTGAAAAATGGCTTAGAAAAATAAAAGACAGTAAAACACGCTCCATTATAAACATGCACATAACCCGTCTTTCACAGGAATATAATTGCGATTGTAAACCTATCGGCAAAGGTCTTTCGGAATTGAGAATTCATTACGGTAAAGGATTCCGTGTTTATTACAAAACGAAGAATAGCCAAATTATTATATTGTTATGCGCAGGAGACAAATCAACACAAGAACAAGATATACAAATGGCTTATAAAATAGCTATGGAGGTATAA
- a CDS encoding addiction module antidote protein, whose amino-acid sequence MEVTKWDMADYIETPEDVIVYLSTALEEGEPADVINVIGAIARSKGMTKLAKEVGVSREALYTSLSEKGNPSFITILNLLRSMGIVLQAQKISVPTHAQTAAISAMA is encoded by the coding sequence ATGGAAGTTACAAAATGGGACATGGCAGATTACATCGAAACTCCCGAAGATGTGATAGTGTATCTATCTACGGCTCTTGAAGAGGGTGAACCGGCTGATGTCATAAACGTAATCGGCGCAATTGCCCGTTCTAAAGGAATGACAAAGCTTGCAAAAGAAGTAGGAGTAAGCCGTGAAGCCCTCTATACTTCACTATCCGAAAAAGGCAATCCGTCTTTTATAACGATTCTTAATTTACTGCGATCAATGGGAATTGTACTGCAAGCGCAAAAAATATCCGTTCCTACTCACGCACAAACAGCGGCAATCTCCGCAATGGCGTAA
- a CDS encoding nucleoside kinase has translation MKGFEITFPDGSKKQFVEPISARAALAYCKEPETVAFGMKVNNELVPLNKMIDVRATIKPVLKGTYEGSNIYRRTLCFLLAAAARKVYPDLRLLVGHSFGYSYYYTFEGAHASDIDLKLIEDKMHEMVDADLPIQTQSVAYAEALELFANTNQPDAYRLLSYNSKPKITINILDDYYDLYFQPLMDRVGYLKVFGLMKYEDGFLLRFPATADTDTLPQFKDIPQLFTVYKEYKTWGKMIGVSSVGQLNEIIENRKTKDFIEITETLQNNKLAHIAEQIRNRGNVKVILIAGPSSSGKTTSAKKLSMQLRVVGYEPYVISLDDYYVGRDKTPRDKDGKLDFECLESLDVPLLNELLLKLFAGEEVELPSYNFKTGERFYTGKKLRLNSRSILILEGIHGLNDNLTPQIDASLKFKIYLSALTQLTLDDHNRIPTSDNRLLRRIVRDAQFRGSSASITIGMWSDVRAGEAKHIFPYQNTADVIFNTALDYELSVLKIYAEPLLRAVKPTDPAYSEASRLLIFLNNFLSVSPSFVHGQSILREFIGDSDFSYH, from the coding sequence ATGAAAGGGTTTGAGATTACATTTCCGGACGGTTCAAAAAAACAGTTTGTCGAACCGATTTCTGCGCGCGCCGCATTGGCATATTGTAAAGAACCGGAGACGGTTGCATTCGGTATGAAAGTAAATAACGAATTGGTTCCGTTAAACAAGATGATCGATGTGCGCGCTACGATAAAGCCTGTCTTAAAAGGAACCTACGAAGGCTCGAATATTTACCGGCGCACGCTGTGTTTCCTGTTAGCCGCCGCCGCACGAAAAGTATATCCCGATTTACGGCTCTTAGTTGGGCACAGCTTCGGCTATTCCTACTATTATACGTTTGAAGGCGCTCATGCCTCCGATATCGATCTCAAACTAATCGAAGATAAAATGCACGAAATGGTCGATGCGGATTTGCCGATACAAACGCAATCCGTCGCGTATGCCGAAGCGCTGGAGCTTTTTGCAAACACCAATCAGCCCGATGCGTATCGTCTTCTTTCCTATAACAGTAAACCGAAAATCACGATCAATATACTGGACGATTATTACGACTTATACTTCCAGCCGCTGATGGATCGTGTCGGCTATTTAAAAGTATTCGGTCTGATGAAATACGAGGACGGTTTTTTACTGCGCTTTCCTGCGACCGCCGACACCGACACGCTGCCCCAATTTAAAGATATTCCGCAGCTTTTTACCGTATACAAGGAGTATAAGACATGGGGTAAGATGATCGGCGTTTCTTCCGTCGGTCAATTAAATGAAATTATCGAAAACCGCAAAACCAAAGACTTCATTGAAATTACGGAAACCTTGCAGAATAATAAGCTGGCGCATATTGCCGAGCAGATTAGAAATAGAGGAAACGTCAAAGTGATTCTGATTGCGGGACCGTCCAGTTCAGGAAAAACGACCTCTGCAAAAAAGCTTTCGATGCAGCTGCGCGTCGTAGGATATGAACCCTATGTTATCAGCCTTGACGATTATTATGTCGGCAGAGATAAGACCCCGCGCGATAAGGACGGAAAACTCGACTTTGAATGTCTTGAATCTTTGGATGTCCCGCTTTTAAATGAGTTGCTGCTCAAACTATTTGCGGGTGAAGAAGTTGAGCTGCCGTCTTATAATTTTAAAACAGGCGAACGGTTTTATACAGGAAAAAAACTCCGCCTTAACAGCCGCTCTATTCTTATTTTGGAAGGAATACACGGATTAAATGACAATTTAACCCCGCAGATAGACGCTTCGCTTAAATTCAAGATATATCTTTCGGCATTAACACAGCTGACCTTGGATGATCACAACCGGATACCCACTTCCGATAACCGGCTCTTGCGGCGTATCGTGCGTGACGCTCAGTTTAGAGGAAGTTCCGCTTCGATTACTATCGGTATGTGGTCGGATGTGCGGGCGGGAGAGGCAAAACATATCTTCCCGTATCAAAATACCGCCGACGTTATCTTTAATACGGCACTCGATTATGAACTTTCGGTACTGAAAATTTATGCAGAACCGCTGCTCCGTGCGGTAAAACCCACCGATCCGGCATACAGCGAAGCATCTCGGCTGCTCATCTTTTTGAACAACTTCCTTTCAGTTTCTCCGTCCTTTGTGCACGGCCAATCCATTTTACGGGAGTTTATCGGCGACAGCGATTTTTCGTACCACTAA
- a CDS encoding TetR/AcrR family transcriptional regulator translates to MEGDCIPGNFQQTHENLLQCAKEQFLAFGFERASIREICKEAHVTNGAFYNHFTDKEALFGAIVDPVFQTISQMYNAAAAEQFALVKNDDLLQLWKHEEETLCSMIEYIYAHFEIFQLLLMCSAGTKYADFQDMVVRAEMRETKKFLAELKRRGIPFRDLEDDEWHILVHAHYASLAELVLHNYPKETALKYAHTLAAFFEAGWKAVLGLP, encoded by the coding sequence TTGGAGGGTGATTGTATACCAGGGAATTTTCAGCAAACACACGAAAATCTGCTGCAATGTGCAAAAGAGCAGTTTTTAGCGTTCGGCTTTGAGCGGGCAAGCATTCGGGAAATATGCAAGGAAGCTCATGTAACCAACGGCGCATTCTATAATCATTTTACGGATAAGGAAGCGCTCTTCGGCGCCATAGTAGATCCGGTTTTTCAAACTATTTCTCAAATGTATAACGCTGCCGCAGCGGAGCAGTTCGCATTAGTAAAAAACGATGATCTTTTACAGCTGTGGAAACATGAAGAAGAAACCTTGTGCAGTATGATCGAGTATATCTATGCACATTTTGAAATATTTCAGCTTTTGCTGATGTGTTCAGCCGGTACAAAATACGCAGATTTTCAGGATATGGTGGTACGTGCCGAAATGCGGGAAACCAAAAAGTTCCTTGCCGAATTAAAGCGGCGGGGTATTCCTTTTCGGGATTTGGAAGATGATGAATGGCATATCCTTGTGCATGCGCATTACGCTTCCCTTGCCGAACTTGTGTTGCACAATTATCCAAAAGAAACCGCATTAAAATATGCTCATACGCTCGCCGCTTTTTTTGAGGCGGGATGGAAAGCGGTGTTAGGGCTCCCGTAA
- a CDS encoding ABC transporter ATP-binding protein, with protein sequence MDILKKHIGAIIFSVVVAIIGVACSIVPYFAVASIVTQLINGATDYRIFLPYAGLIFAGFAGAIIGHSISTIGSHNLAFSIIEDTRKRVVEKLSRLSMGTIEEKSSGKWSQFVVETVDKMEKPIAHVIPEVLANVIIPIVIVVIIFILNWKIGLANLVTLPLGMLFSMLMMKDYEAKSKRYIEASKKMNAAAVEYIQGIKVIKAFNKSASSYDKFQKAVEDNRDSMLDWYLSVCFAMTAAMEVLPSTLLVVLPVGLYLFMTGGITTPVLIMCVLLSYASYKPLLKAMTYMDTMANVRVVFGEIQSVLDLPELVRQDTALAPHGYDVRFENVVFGYGGALCETAGTAAQDTAAGNAVNGAAAKDSTKVFDGLNFIAKEGELTAIVGSSGSGKSTIAKLLAGFWNIDSGHITIGGADIGSMSLERNMQLVTYVSQENFLFNKTIRENLKMAKEDATDAEIEAACTKASIHDFIKSLPDGYDTNAGNAGSKFSGGERQRLTIARALLKDSPIVVLDEATAYSDPENEAIIQQSIDNLVKNKTVIMIAHRLSTIVNADKIIVLDKGKIAAEGTHTELLQRSPLYQKMWQSHISSRDN encoded by the coding sequence ATGGATATTTTAAAAAAGCATATCGGCGCAATCATCTTTTCGGTGGTTGTCGCAATTATCGGTGTTGCGTGCAGCATTGTGCCCTACTTTGCAGTTGCGTCTATTGTAACACAGCTGATAAACGGCGCAACGGACTACCGCATTTTCTTACCGTATGCAGGGCTTATTTTTGCAGGCTTTGCCGGAGCGATTATCGGACATTCGATATCTACCATTGGTTCGCATAATCTGGCATTCAGCATTATTGAAGATACACGGAAGCGAGTGGTTGAAAAATTAAGCCGCCTTTCGATGGGTACGATAGAAGAAAAAAGCAGCGGCAAGTGGTCGCAGTTTGTGGTAGAAACAGTAGATAAAATGGAAAAGCCGATTGCGCACGTTATTCCCGAAGTGCTTGCCAACGTTATCATTCCGATCGTTATTGTCGTTATCATTTTTATACTGAACTGGAAGATTGGACTTGCAAATCTCGTAACACTGCCGCTCGGCATGCTCTTTTCGATGCTGATGATGAAAGACTATGAAGCAAAATCGAAACGATACATCGAAGCATCAAAAAAAATGAATGCCGCCGCGGTCGAATATATTCAAGGGATAAAAGTGATCAAGGCATTTAACAAGTCGGCATCGTCGTATGATAAATTCCAAAAAGCGGTGGAGGATAACCGGGACTCAATGCTCGACTGGTATTTGAGCGTGTGTTTTGCGATGACCGCGGCGATGGAAGTGCTGCCGTCTACGCTCCTTGTCGTACTGCCGGTCGGCTTGTATCTGTTTATGACAGGCGGCATTACCACGCCGGTGCTGATCATGTGCGTGCTGCTTTCTTATGCTTCATATAAACCGCTCCTCAAAGCAATGACGTACATGGATACGATGGCGAATGTGCGTGTTGTGTTCGGTGAGATTCAATCGGTACTCGATTTACCGGAGCTGGTACGGCAAGATACCGCCCTTGCACCGCACGGGTATGATGTACGCTTTGAAAATGTCGTGTTCGGCTACGGCGGAGCGCTGTGCGAAACAGCCGGTACCGCTGCTCAGGATACTGCGGCAGGTAACGCGGTAAACGGTGCCGCTGCCAAAGACAGCACAAAGGTATTTGACGGATTGAACTTTATCGCCAAAGAAGGCGAGCTGACCGCGATTGTCGGTTCTTCCGGCAGCGGTAAGTCTACCATCGCAAAACTGTTGGCAGGATTTTGGAATATCGACAGCGGACACATCACCATCGGCGGCGCTGATATCGGGAGCATGAGCTTAGAGCGGAATATGCAGCTGGTTACCTACGTGTCGCAGGAAAACTTTTTGTTCAATAAGACCATTCGGGAAAACCTCAAGATGGCAAAAGAAGATGCAACCGATGCGGAAATCGAAGCCGCCTGTACAAAAGCCAGTATTCACGACTTTATCAAAAGCCTGCCCGACGGATATGATACCAATGCGGGAAACGCAGGCAGCAAGTTTTCAGGCGGCGAGCGTCAGCGGCTCACCATTGCCCGTGCCTTACTAAAAGACAGCCCCATAGTGGTACTCGACGAGGCAACCGCCTACTCCGACCCTGAAAACGAAGCCATTATCCAGCAGTCCATCGATAACCTCGTAAAAAATAAGACCGTTATTATGATTGCGCACCGGCTTTCCACGATTGTCAATGCCGATAAAATCATCGTACTGGATAAAGGAAAAATCGCCGCTGAGGGAACGCATACCGAGCTGTTACAGCGCTCTCCACTCTATCAAAAAATGTGGCAGTCCCATATCAGCAGCAGGGATAATTGA
- a CDS encoding transposase, protein MGRVYKNYTKDLKEQACKLVVEKNIPVRIVAEKLSVRVQLLYKWLNQYESYGQEAFVGSGRVRSADAQLKKLQRKTST, encoded by the coding sequence ATGGGACGTGTTTACAAGAATTATACGAAAGATTTAAAAGAGCAGGCATGTAAGCTGGTTGTTGAAAAAAACATACCCGTGCGCATTGTGGCAGAGAAATTGAGTGTACGAGTACAGCTTTTATACAAATGGTTAAACCAATATGAAAGCTATGGACAGGAAGCTTTTGTCGGTTCAGGACGAGTAAGAAGTGCAGATGCGCAACTGAAGAAACTGCAAAGGAAAACGAGTACTTAA
- a CDS encoding IS3 family transposase, with protein MENEVLKSSGILCGKVSECVKIAKIFSQRKISTVCRILGVSRSSYYRQAKEQKEEEKQLEQRIISTFAKHKGNYGRIRIKKALEREHIKVSEWKIARIMKENGLIAKGGRKKGRGKRSKMVQQEKIIKQNVIKDKFAVKEVNKLWSSDISEFKITGGKVYVCGIIDVASRVIVGWSIQLHMREVIVHQALKMACGRHVNVPAERYMHTDGGSQFCSKKTTELIEKAGFIKSMSRPGVPQDNQPIESFWKTMKREMPSIRHMKFEQAKATIVEYIELYYNSERLHSSINYRIPNEAYQQLSI; from the coding sequence CTGGAGAATGAAGTACTAAAAAGCAGCGGCATACTTTGCGGAAAAGTGAGCGAATGCGTCAAAATAGCAAAAATATTTTCTCAAAGAAAAATAAGCACTGTATGCCGGATACTTGGCGTATCGCGTAGCAGCTACTATAGGCAAGCAAAGGAGCAGAAAGAAGAAGAAAAACAGCTTGAGCAGCGTATCATTTCTACATTTGCCAAACATAAGGGAAATTATGGGCGGATACGGATCAAAAAAGCGCTTGAGCGAGAGCATATCAAAGTGAGTGAATGGAAAATTGCTCGAATTATGAAAGAGAACGGGTTAATAGCGAAAGGAGGCAGAAAGAAAGGGCGAGGGAAAAGGAGCAAAATGGTGCAACAGGAAAAAATAATTAAACAAAATGTGATTAAGGACAAATTTGCTGTGAAGGAAGTAAATAAGCTTTGGAGTTCGGATATCAGTGAATTTAAGATAACAGGAGGCAAGGTGTATGTTTGTGGGATAATAGATGTTGCAAGCAGGGTGATTGTTGGTTGGTCAATCCAATTACATATGAGAGAAGTTATTGTACATCAAGCTCTGAAAATGGCTTGCGGCCGCCATGTGAATGTACCAGCTGAACGCTATATGCACACTGATGGCGGTAGCCAGTTTTGCTCAAAAAAGACAACGGAGCTGATTGAGAAAGCAGGCTTTATCAAAAGTATGTCAAGACCCGGAGTTCCGCAAGACAATCAGCCAATTGAAAGTTTCTGGAAGACCATGAAACGAGAGATGCCGAGTATTCGCCATATGAAATTTGAACAGGCGAAAGCAACGATAGTCGAATATATAGAGTTGTATTATAACAGTGAAAGACTTCATTCAAGTATTAATTATCGAATACCAAATGAAGCTTACCAACAATTATCAATTTAA
- a CDS encoding GNAT family N-acetyltransferase: protein MIRTIQLTDAKAIRDISEFSLGYKTTEAVTERQIAKLLKDRQHFIRVYEDDETHTVVGFIHAESYELLYKEPGFNILGLALLSEYQHKGIGKQLVQALEAEAAARNYHFIRLNSGEHRTEAHAFYEHCGYSCTKLQKRFIKEW from the coding sequence ATGATACGAACTATACAGCTAACAGACGCAAAGGCTATTCGGGATATAAGCGAATTTTCGCTCGGCTATAAAACAACAGAAGCGGTAACTGAACGGCAAATTGCAAAACTCTTAAAAGACCGTCAGCATTTTATACGGGTGTACGAAGATGATGAAACGCACACTGTGGTCGGCTTTATTCATGCCGAATCGTATGAGCTTTTGTACAAAGAGCCCGGCTTTAACATTTTGGGATTGGCTCTTTTATCTGAATATCAGCATAAGGGTATCGGCAAACAATTAGTGCAGGCCTTGGAAGCTGAAGCTGCTGCACGGAATTATCATTTTATCCGCCTCAACTCCGGCGAGCACCGCACGGAAGCCCATGCGTTTTACGAACATTGCGGTTATTCATGCACCAAGCTGCAAAAACGTTTTATAAAGGAATGGTAA